Below is a genomic region from Ziziphus jujuba cultivar Dongzao chromosome 7, ASM3175591v1.
CTATTTATATGAGTTAGGTTGGACATGATGTCAAGAGAATCCAGtcaaaaggttttaaaataaaaattgtgcgTGGAAAGTTGATAATCACATGGTTGGAGTGGGTAggattaaaaccaaaaacatcaATAACGGATAAAGGTACTAAGccatcattacattttattcgtcACGAAGACAAATGCTGCTTTCTTGTCTGATGAGTTACATATATACGGTATCCTAGTAAAGTCTACGTGTTCATATTGGCCAAGATGTGCCTATGTATGTTCTACTATTTTAATGGTAGAAAGTTGAAACTAGCATGAAAAACTGACAACCTGGTTCAGATCCTGTACCGAAAGGTAACCCTTTGTTAAAAacagtgcctttttttttttgttttttttccctcactGATCGTTTCCTTTAAGAGACAACTATACTAGGCTGGAAAGTAGAAAATCTTTACAGGATTTTCTGATTATAACTTCAGATTTACATTTAAATGACAGAAGAAGCTGCCCCACACTTAGGCTGGAAAGTAGAAAATCTTTACAGAATTTTCTGATTATATCTTCAGATTTACATGCAAATAACAGAAGAAGCTCATGCAACCtacttttaacttttataatGCAGATAAGAGGAATCACCTACCAATTAGCCAAGACCTGATTCCCACTTGTACTTCTATAAAATATTAGACTCTGATCAGTCTTACAAAAGATTCTTTGATTTCTTCTTTCAGAAAGCCAAATTAGGCCATGAATAGGACAAAACCATCCTGCATTCCACTATCAGTTATTTATTTGGAATGATTGGAAACAAACTAGCAAGATTCCCATCTATTAGGCTAAAAATGAAAGCAAGTGATTGTGAATCACCATTATCATCGGCATCGTCTTCCAATCAGCTTACATATGGTCCTTAATTACCATGGACAGCCTAGCTACCACCAGAGCCAAGAAAGATCAGAAGAAGGAACATCTAAGGATCTGGCAGATAACATTTATAAATCACATGTCTCCGTTAATCCCAAAGCCATTTGCCGATTTACTTTTGCATTGATTTTATCTTAATCACAAATCATAAGAACGTTTACAATTAAAGGATTAGAAATCCAGTTTTGCACTGATCTAACAACTCCAGAAACTTCATAGCTTCAAAACCACTAAATCCACCAAGAACGCTCTACTTAATCTTGATGTCATGGTTTTAAAGTGAAAGCAGTAATATCTATCTTGAAGGATGAGCTAACAGAAATCTCCATATTATTGGATGAACTCCGAGATTTTTTTTCCATCATCTAACAGATTTCTCTGTTGTTCTGTCACCATCCAGCTTTCCACCATGAGATGCTTGTTATCAACCTTATCGCCAAATGGGAACATAATGAGGTTGCTGAAGGCCTTGGTTCTCCATTATTTATCCCATTCAATTCAAAGATAGATAAGACCAGGATTCTGTAATCTAAAAAAACATTAGAAATTCTTATAGGCCTAGACTTGAATTAAGAACATGGTCATTGTCAAATACAATATTGAAAATCATTCGCAATTTTCAAAGTTAGGTGTAGTCAAGTGCCACAGTtgaactaataaataaacaaaccaagCCAATATGATCCACAAAATCAGTAACACAATCAATTGAAAGTAGCCAattctaattcaattttttctGAGGGTCCTGATAGTTTTTTTAATCCTTAAGATAGAAAACCAGCCCTACTTGAAAATCTTAAGAAAACCTAAATTGAATAGCAGAAAAATGAATATGGATTCACCAAACTCACTCacataataaaaattcatttgttacttcacaatttcaaattttacaaGCATTCTTTTTACCTCTAAAAGTTTATGGATTCTAAGGTTTTGACACCTAAGTAAGCTAGCCCTCTGGAACAATCTTATTTAAAGGAGAACGATAAGGATCTGCAGTACGataagtgtaacaccccgtcccgaatcgcaccggaatccgtgcacgttgaccgaggttgaccgttgaccgaaggggtcaaagttgactttttgactcggtgggaatttcgagttgaccagggtaccgtggagaagtgcatgacgccctgagttcgtagactagtagcacgtcgaaaacgaagctacggtttgaaagttatgggtaaaacaagttgaagtgtaaactgtctaaaaggtgccgggagttgactttttcttgtgatgtaattgtgagttgactcttgtatggttgtaaagtactcgtcgatacgagttcatagactagcggcacgcttaaatcggacatccggttaaaaagttatggacgtttgaagtttaccggataccgtattattttaatgttttttggtcgtgaacagtgaaatgccacgtgtcagcttctgagtggtccacgtggcatgaacagtgtcacacagggttttaattttgaaaaactctcggggaagagagagaaagagagagaagagagagaggagagagaaagagagaaagaggacccgccggccgccggtcattttcacgtttttccggcctagttactgtacacgcgccggccagccagattgcccacctcatttccggcaaaacctccaaatttcacggcgaacggccgccggacgcgcccggatcggacgtccgaagtttggcggcgatttttcccctccaccgccggccaccgcgaatcggcactgttccggccattttccggccacacgcgcctgacagccttgatcctctcctcaagtccggcctacccaccaaaaatcacgaccatcggaccaccgacgcgccgggatcggagcgttttccggcgaggggtcgaaaatcttcaaacggtgatttctccgccgtccgacctccgttttgctcaccgttggtcccgttggattgctctcctcacgatctacaaatctgcaaaatttcacagcaaacggccaccgtcggaaattactgttccggcgacggtcgccggtgacgtggcggcctgccggaaattactgttccggcgagtaccccgaaaattccggccagctccagtccgcagtgttcgacctcctgaacccaaatccgacttccgtttccaccaattcgcgacggtttgggagaattgcggagccgaaacccgaaaagcttcccgataaaattccgaccccgtcgggtacgatcatcggaaattaagaccggatctgtgattagcatcactcgagcttcgattcggtatataattcgtaaattttagttatcgtttggtgttcgctccccgggtacccatttggggattacccgaataaaatattaatatttgtggttttggtactgtggatgttttaggtgcacgtgcaagtagcggagtcgatcctgcggaggatcttgattgagatacgtgcacaaggtgagtgacccaccttcaaattaatttggggaatttaattgatgaatatattatgtgtgaattaaatatttggaatttaatttctatgtgccaaatatttattggatttattgtagaattatttatgaatttattggatttaagaaaatgtgcattttataaaagtatgccatgtgaaattattttatggatttgaggattttgaaattggtgtggttttaatggtaaattgggtacgatttgattttcaaatatttcaaggaaaatatttggttatgttggtgatttcaatttttatgaaatatgcccataaaatattatgggatttgattatgatatttcgagaaattatttatgcttggaaaaaatgtggatatttgaattgatggatttggaagttggtggatttgaaaatcatggaatttatggtatggattataaggaaattgtggagaatttcccggttcaagcggatggattatgcccgctatgcttatgaaaaatgtgaaatttgttttatgatttaaatttatggattttataatttttagatgcaccgtgcacgtactggtgttctgattatgtgatatggtatatgtgatatggttagtgtgcacacggttgtgattagcgcgcaggtgggtgtgagtagcgcgcggttggtattatgagggtgtcctgtggatgccatcggagagggcggccacccccctttggccgggacaccaggttagcagcggcgcagtgggacgccacgcgaccgtatgccggtttctttctataacctcctgcctggcggtaccttgggacgctgggtactgttggcgccactggtatatagtgggtgcatcaaattattttcagaactgtgttttaaaaataaaatgttaatgaaaaatataattgttaccgcttctggtatttaattgatgtcttggttttcgggaaatatgaataaagggttttgtgaaaatgttttaaaaggggaacctttccaactgagagaattgtaagggttttgagagacattattatttccaaataattattatttatatacctattaccgtggtatgatagtgtagagtagtagggtcgctcactgagatgattagcatctcacactcttaaattccgttcctctaggtaccaggttgtcggtgttcactcggagcggacttgatcttcctcgctgtatttgttcgcgcagtaccttgttcttcttttactgcagttgtaatatttcgttcacttttgctgtattctgtattttgtagtacttcataaagctctgtatactgtatgggacacttatgtatttgtattgcactggattactgtatttttattttggagtgctgaaatttgtggaaccagttcgtcgtactgtgggaggaataagggaacaattatagaagtgtgttttcagtgcaggaaattttgtggtaagtccatcccttaggggaggttctgccggatcttccacagaagggtccggtagggtttccctgggatcagggcttgtctagggttccggtggggaactttggacgggtcctgacaataagcACCTTACCATTACACACAACcagtataaacatatatttttttcccccaaaacaATATGTACAGCCTCAAACACTGCAAGAGAACCAAAAACTTTGAAGTAATGCAAAGAAAATGCAACACAAGCCTCTTCAAACCCAAGTTTGAGTTTGGATAATagttttcttgaaaaaaaaccACCAAGATTCATTGAAATTTTCACTTACGAATCGTTTTTTGTCTATTCCTGTGTAAGTCTAAACCTATATGGTCAGTCCAAAGTAATAAAAGAATACCCATCAAAGAACTTAAAAGCTAAACTTCAAACTCAGGTTATCAAAACCATGACTCAGTATAATTTCATAACAACGCAGCTAGCAGCAAGGTAAAGAGTTGCAATCCTCTTGTTCACCATGCTTTTCCTCACTACCTCATCTGAAATCAATTCTCTTCTTATGCATAGACTATCAATAAATTGTCACGAAAGTGGAAATGATAAAGCAAAGAAGTTCAAGAATCATTAGACATAAGAAGGTAAGTAAGAGCATATTCACAATCCACTTGTATTAAAACCCAATTAATAGTAATGAAAAATTTCTTAATACCAAATACAACAAGGATTTGTTACCTGAATTTTTCTAACTCAAAATGTAACAAACACACTCTGAACTGAACGCTCATAACAACAAAATCGGTCATTCCCAAATTTGGAAGAAAACCTTAACATTCCTCAGCTCTGCAATCTGAATTGGATATCTTAACAATTCTAACCCTCTCAGCCTCCGGCAAAACAGACCAATTCGGAGATTGTACGGCTCGCAACCACCGGAAATCATCCACATTGGCCCAATTCCCTGTCTCCTCATCGAGGCTTGCCTCTTTCAGATCCCTCTCAATCCCTTCATAGCTCAAACAGTACGGAGCAAACCTCACACTGCTACTGTCCTCGATTATAGGCCTGCTTCTCACCCTTAGATAGAAATCGCTCGCTTTCGCATTGTGAATGCGAATTTGGTGCGAAGCCATCACGAACACGCACTCTTCAACTCCATCGATCAGAATCGAACCCATAACAGGCCCTACGTAAATTCTACACTTCCGAAGCCTATGGATAAATAGCGCTCTGACGCAACCCAACAATCTCACCTCGCAAGAATCCAGGTCGGAAATCGTAAATTCTCCGATCTCTGAGCCCTTAAATTGACTCAACAAAACCTCACCGGTCTTGTGCCTAAACCCCGGCGATTCCGGAATCGCGAAAGCAGTTTTCTCCGGTTTGCGGATTTCaacttctttctctttcacCGTATCTTTCTTCGGTTCGATGACTTGCTCTTTCTTCGCAGCTTTGTTCCTGAACGAGAACTTCTTTCTAGGTATTAACTCGGCGTTCAAAATCTCAAGGCTTTGCTTCAAATCTGAAATGGTTTTGAGCGAGGACCGAACCTCGTAGGAAGGCAAGAAATACGATTTCTCAGCGACGAGCTTTTCAAGATCGGATATAGAGGAAGAGATGCAATCGAGGCGAGTCTTGACTTCGGCCGAATCGGAGGTAGGAGTGAGTCGACATCGGGCTAGTTGTTCCTCGATAGACCGCTTTGAGTCGGCAAAGTGAGAGAGAAAAGAGGAGGTGGATTCTAAAGGAGAAGAGGACGAGTCGGAATCGGCGGATCTGCGGGTGAGAGAGTTGTCCAAGCGAGTCTGGTGGCGGTTGGCGAGTCGCTCGAGCATGGAGGCGTGCTTCTTCTGTAGGGCAGGGTCTAGGGTCTTGGAATCGGAATGGAGATGGTTAGGGTTTGATGAGGAGGAAAGAGATTCTTCTTCGTCCTCCATTGTCCTGCGACTGTGTGTAGCGCACTCTGTCACTGATTCTCTTTTGGCCTGAGAAAGCCCCGGTTGAATCTTTTGGTGTGAGCGGGAGTGACCGAGGGAGGTTAAAATGGGCATTTTaagaattttcctttttaaaaccgATTAATGAGttataaatagtttattttataatcattaaataaattctaaaatacattataaacaatatttatatttttctgaaaattttttattatcactaccatattctttttatatatttttccaaaaatatgtaatttatacatatatatatatatatatatttactaccAACCAAAGagttaaatagtaaaaaatacaAGATAGTAAGATATTTCCCAGCTATTAatacaatgataaataataatcgAGTATAAATTATAATCATTAATGTCGAAATATAGCTTATTTCTTGTATTATGTGAAAATGAATAAGaacttaatattttataattataattattgaacctataaattaaacttaaaataaaattctatttgtACATAAaatccccctttttttttttttcttttttttttgggtttccctCCTAATCCCTCCAGTGAAATATTTTCTGTTATCTTCTCTATTAGAGAAATTTTTGGTCcacattcataatttatttaaggTGGTAATGttaacccttttttttgttgattttttgataaagagacattttttttttttttttgggtgaataagaGTTATAACTCACATGCAAAGTAcaataaattatacataaattatctaaataaaGCCCCATTTTGCAAGAAACAATTTCTACACAACAAATGCACACACTCACCAAATCTTCAAGAAAAGAGCATTCTACAGAATCTCCAGAGCCCTAAAGAGCCTCACAGCAACAGGTAAGCAAAACAACATGTAACATCTTAGAAGTGTCATGGAAATCCAGACCCAGAATTTGTAAAATTATGTAACATTCTATCGATTATATTGGAGTACCAAATAAACAGCAATGTAGAGTTGAAAGGGAAAAAACCAATCAACCCTACCAAGAATTACAACATTATACAAAAAGATGATCCACGAAAGAAATTGAGCAATAATCCAAACCAGGAATATGTCAGATTCtttgttttatcatttttctcACTGGTGTTTTACTGAACAATCACTTAAAACATAAGGTTTAAGCAGACTTCTCAACTTCTACAGTTGCTTCTGACGCTTTTGCTGCTGCTTCTTCTGCCAGCAACTTTTTCAAGGATGGAGGTGGTCTTACAACTATGCTCTTCTTCCATTGCCGATCAAACTTTCTCGACAATCTCTTATTGATTCCCTCTTCAATTTCTCTTTCCCTTCTAACAGTAAGCAAGCGAGCAACCTGTAATGCATATCCGTTTTAGATTAGTATGATATTAATGGTCGAAAAGATAGTAATATACATTGTAACCCTCCACAAGAACCTATCAAgttttacaaaaagaaaaacagaatatAGTTATTGCTTAAAAACAAGTGTAATGAACTAAACAAGCCATAGTCACTGGCCTTTCAAAAATCAAGAGCATTAAAGACATTTTAACTAAAAGACAGGAGGTCAAGCATTTCAAGCTAACATCAACTTGTAATGGTGAAACCTGTTTCACGATGTAATCTTTTAGGTCATTGCTTATTATCcttttacaaaaagaaaacgTAGTAGAGAGCTCCACTTACCATCTTAcccaaaattttgaacttttgttGTGTCGGTAACGACAATGCTAAGCATTAACAAAGATGAAACACAATGAAGAGAGAAGATTGAGATGAAAATGGATGTACCAGATGTGGAACTTAGAACGCATTGCTATTCCCCTAATTTAGCAGGAAAAGCCAGCAAAACATACACTAGGGCAGCCCTTAACTACATATTTCCTCATaggctaatttttttaataatatttgttgtCTGATAATGCTTATACAACAATGCTTAAATTGCCAGATAAATATATGCCATATCTCATCCTTCCTTCCATCCCCAagtaaaaaggagaaaaagatcTTCCCTATAATGTCACAACCAGAtttaaaagcaaagaaaaactgATGGCAAAATctatcatattataaaatacagtaattaagtcaccataaatttaaatcatccaAATGGTGTCATCTGAGAAATCCTGATGTCTCTTTAAGAAAGTCGCATAATACCTCGGGTAACTTGATTTTGGGCCTACCACCTGTAACCTATTCTTGTACAATGTTAAACCAGAACCACATCATTTTAGCTGACCCTCCAGAGGTTCACTATTCATTTATTTCCAAGCTTCTTGCCTTTAGATCTGCATTATTTTGTACTACTTAACAATCCAGCAGTACTCACCATCTAACCATCCAAGGTAAGTCATGACGATGGAGTTCTTACTTTTGACAGACTGATAGGATATGTACCCACAGAGTGCACTTAGTGAAAAAAACATAGACTACATGTAAAAAACCTCATTATATGTATTTAAGTATTAAAATGAACCTACCATACTCAATATGCAATGGACTAAAGAAGATACATACATACAACATAACGCTTGAAAACATTTTATGGAGACGATTCAATTATGAACCAACCAATGACACAAGATGTTTTACTCCCACTAGCAATCTAaacaacaaaaaaccaaaataagtagcctgttttcttatttatttaaccCCTACAGTCTATAGCATGTCTTTCAATTTCCAAACCTAACAATATGAAGGAAAAACATTCGGAAGTAGCCTAGACAGTGTTCTCCTACCAAATTCAGCATATCAGTATCACTCACAATTCCAACCAGAAAATATTGCCCTACAATCTATACGCAACAGATTGAAAAACTTCTTTCTTAAGAATTTCATGAGAAACTCCTTAAcccattttgaatttttaatccaTCAGCTTCCTCTTTATGgaaaaacatcaaattgattgcTCTTAGCAAAATATACTCTCAAATTGCTAAGCCCTCTGCTGAGAAAACTCAGACCCACTTCAATTAtccaaaagagaaaattttctaCCCACCACATGTTTTTACTCTAATTATCAAACTTGGTCTTTATTgtatcaatttattttctaagAAACTACTATTTTTAACCCAACATCAGTTACTAAGAACAACATAAACCCAAACTGCAAGCTTTCATATAAAGAAGCAGTTAGtctttgagataaagattgaaagggagagagagagagagaacgagAAAGAGAGAGACCCTTTTGCGCATGCGACCGAAGTCGCTGGCTTTGAACTCATTTCGGACCGATTTCTCGAGGCGAAGCATGAGGAGCTCACCCTTGAGATCAATAACCTCCTCATTGATTTCTTCTGTGGTTTTGGCTCTTATTTCCTTCATCTCTTCGTCTCTCTTCGCCATCATCACCACAGACGACGATGGGGAAGGCTTTCCAAACGACGCCGCTAAAGGAGGAACCCGAACGGGAAAGCTGAGTTGGAGCCTGAGACCATTGAAGGAGGAATTTGGGAGCGATGAGAGAAGCTTTGGAGGTAATGTGGCGGTTGAAGGTGAAGCAATGGAGATGGGGCTCAACATCTTCTTCCTTCGGCTTCTCTTTCCGGTCACAGCTCGCGCTCAGTGTAAAATGTAGATAAGgccttgcttttttttttcatttttttttttatcattcatttttccaattatttatttaaaatattttaaacttttttttttttttttttggggtcatgtattatttttttcttttataattttcctttcttttcttacttattttcttttttcaattgagAATTGTCATCGTTTTGTTTAAGCAGTGGAAAAGAGTTttgatgataaaatttattatcctgtatcaaaaatattttaaatagtaaaagaagaattttgaattttttttatgaggTTGAGGACATGCATGATTTTAACTctctaacaaaattaatataaaaaatattctaagATTTTCTTCGGaaagtttcaaattttaaaagaaaagattttccaaacaattttttgaaaattaactaGCAATCAATTTTGTTCGTGTAATATTTGGTtagtaataaaattatcaataattaaatttaattatatgttataaattaagaataaatttaGATTATAGAAAATCTGGTTACGAATTTTCAAAGGATTCTTAAGATTTTTAAGAGTAATGctacatttaataaattttttattaaaattttgataaataatgtttttgcAGTATACAAGTGATAAATAGATTATTTATGTCTCGATggaaaaatcaattatataatatcacattattatttacaaaaactttgacaaataaatttaataagtgTAAAATTACTAAATTCTCAAAATCACATATCTATTACCATATTACCATATTACCATTAGTGGGTGTTTTAAGCCAAATTTAACTATGggtgataaataattttaagcaATTCGTAGCACATATTGAGCCTGAGCTTGACTCAATTTTAACTCACTTGAACTTTCAGTTAAGCATAAACAGCTCATGATCAATTCAAACTTGATTCAAAAACTCACTCTAATCTGTCTGTAAAGAAAACGAGgcaaagaaaacaataaattaaatttataaataatttaaatttatcatttatatatttatataaaaattatattataaacttAAGCACATTTAGTATTTATAATGcataatcaatattttttatatcttaaatttataaatcttttaaacataattatttttataataattaattagaataaagtaa
It encodes:
- the LOC107425183 gene encoding tubulin-folding cofactor C, giving the protein MPILTSLGHSRSHQKIQPGLSQAKRESVTECATHSRRTMEDEEESLSSSSNPNHLHSDSKTLDPALQKKHASMLERLANRHQTRLDNSLTRRSADSDSSSSPLESTSSFLSHFADSKRSIEEQLARCRLTPTSDSAEVKTRLDCISSSISDLEKLVAEKSYFLPSYEVRSSLKTISDLKQSLEILNAELIPRKKFSFRNKAAKKEQVIEPKKDTVKEKEVEIRKPEKTAFAIPESPGFRHKTGEVLLSQFKGSEIGEFTISDLDSCEVRLLGCVRALFIHRLRKCRIYVGPVMGSILIDGVEECVFVMASHQIRIHNAKASDFYLRVRSRPIIEDSSSVRFAPYCLSYEGIERDLKEASLDEETGNWANVDDFRWLRAVQSPNWSVLPEAERVRIVKISNSDCRAEEC
- the LOC107425188 gene encoding large ribosomal subunit protein uL29c produces the protein MLSPISIASPSTATLPPKLLSSLPNSSFNGLRLQLSFPVRVPPLAASFGKPSPSSSVVMMAKRDEEMKEIRAKTTEEINEEVIDLKGELLMLRLEKSVRNEFKASDFGRMRKRVARLLTVRREREIEEGINKRLSRKFDRQWKKSIVVRPPPSLKKLLAEEAAAKASEATVEVEKSA